A portion of the Algisphaera agarilytica genome contains these proteins:
- a CDS encoding DUF3467 domain-containing protein, with the protein MSDPHGQEFKPLDPNQAGADGQRQVRVQFNEANVDTLYANAFRTNLGNQEVFLDLGINRFLGQQPTEGGDGQPVGSFRFDVSHRVAMNLTTAKQLAQHLNQVIQQVEQNAAAQNQA; encoded by the coding sequence ATGTCTGACCCCCACGGCCAAGAGTTCAAGCCCCTCGACCCCAACCAAGCCGGTGCCGACGGCCAGCGTCAGGTCCGCGTTCAATTCAACGAAGCCAACGTCGACACGCTCTACGCCAACGCGTTCCGCACCAACCTCGGCAACCAGGAAGTCTTCCTGGACCTGGGAATCAACCGCTTCCTCGGCCAACAACCCACCGAGGGCGGCGACGGCCAGCCCGTCGGTTCGTTCCGCTTCGACGTTTCACACCGCGTCGCGATGAACCTGACCACGGCCAAGCAACTCGCCCAACACCTCAACCAGGTGATTCAACAAGTCGAGCAAAACGCGGCCGCTCAGAATCAGGCCTGA
- a CDS encoding ZIP family metal transporter, whose translation MSTTALLIVYCLAIIAASVLGGLVPILIRLTHTRLQIAISLTAGFMLGVAILHMIPHAVEAPGVAPMSVMTWALVGFLVMFFIERFFSFHTHEVAELDDEGKVLTSAQDLPEHDPKEHAHHHDHAHAHSMAGHTPGNKLSWTGAAIGLSLHSIIAGIALASAVASEAGGHSGHTSAAIAGLAVFMVIVLHKPLDALTVITLTASAGFAKPTRHLINGLFALAVPVGVVLFGLGLRQSELAESGGFVAYALAFSAGTFLCISLSDLLPELHFHSHDRGKLTAALILGVVLAYAMATAEHSMHDHDHGHGGHDHHSGHLDHDDHSGHEHSDDGHEDEHDHPGHAEPPALKIDPHEGHDHGEHAGHGHTDHEGHTHEDHAPAQAPKPDPHEGYDHGSHEGHAH comes from the coding sequence ATGTCTACCACCGCCCTCCTCATCGTCTACTGCCTGGCCATCATTGCGGCCTCAGTCCTCGGCGGCCTCGTCCCGATCCTGATCCGCCTGACGCACACCCGACTGCAAATCGCGATCAGCCTCACCGCGGGGTTCATGCTCGGCGTGGCGATCCTGCACATGATCCCCCACGCGGTGGAAGCCCCCGGCGTCGCGCCGATGAGCGTCATGACCTGGGCTTTGGTCGGCTTCCTGGTCATGTTCTTTATCGAGCGGTTCTTCAGCTTCCACACCCACGAAGTCGCCGAGCTCGACGACGAGGGCAAGGTGCTGACCTCAGCCCAAGACCTGCCCGAGCACGACCCCAAGGAACACGCTCACCACCACGACCACGCGCACGCCCACAGCATGGCCGGCCACACCCCCGGCAACAAGCTCTCGTGGACCGGCGCCGCGATCGGCCTGAGCCTGCACAGCATCATCGCCGGGATCGCTCTGGCCTCGGCGGTGGCGAGTGAAGCGGGCGGGCACAGCGGCCACACCTCGGCTGCGATCGCGGGGCTGGCGGTGTTTATGGTGATCGTGCTGCACAAGCCGCTCGACGCCTTGACCGTGATCACCCTGACCGCCTCCGCAGGTTTCGCCAAACCGACCCGTCACCTGATCAACGGCCTGTTCGCCCTGGCGGTCCCGGTGGGTGTGGTGTTGTTCGGGCTGGGGCTGCGACAATCCGAGCTGGCGGAGTCCGGCGGGTTTGTGGCCTACGCCCTGGCGTTCTCGGCGGGCACGTTCCTCTGCATCTCACTGAGCGACCTGCTGCCCGAGCTGCACTTCCACTCGCACGACCGGGGCAAGCTGACCGCGGCGCTGATCCTGGGCGTGGTCTTGGCCTACGCGATGGCCACGGCCGAACACTCCATGCACGACCACGACCATGGCCACGGCGGACACGACCACCACAGCGGCCACCTCGATCACGACGACCACAGCGGACACGAGCACTCGGACGATGGCCATGAAGATGAACACGACCACCCCGGCCATGCCGAACCACCAGCGTTAAAGATCGATCCGCACGAAGGACACGATCACGGCGAACACGCGGGACACGGCCATACCGATCACGAGGGCCACACCCACGAAGATCACGCCCCCGCCCAAGCGCCGAAACCCGATCCCCACGAAGGCTACGACCACGGATCGCACGAAGGCCACGCGCATTAA
- a CDS encoding tRNA uridine-5-carboxymethylaminomethyl modification enzyme MnmG/GidA encodes MRTDYDILIIGGGHAGAEAAWAAANLTAPTGGRVALITMDPSKTGAMSCNPAIGGLAKGQMVREIDALGGLMGLAADATGIQFRVLNISKGPAVQGPRCQNDKYAYAAEVQRLLGTRENLDILPGLVEDFVVEDGRCVGVVFRGGHGQGHPEETQDCCGEFCAIDAVDKTITLRAGAVVLTTGTFMRALMHAGEQKTEGGRIGEGSAVGISGALTKLGLDLGRLKTGTPPRLAAESIDFSGLEVQPGDEHPTPFSEMTWSGDGSVSEGKPADAKLRRGSDAPNDTSLAAVPQPRAFEGAYDKVANRFPVAEQRVCWITHTNAESHDLIRNNLDRAPMYNGQIETAGPRYCPSIEDKVVRFADRTSHHVFLEPESLSTNEIYCNGISTSLPIDVQKKIVHALPGCENAVILKPGYAVEYDMVWPHQIDATCMTKRVPGLFLAGQINGTSGYEEAAGQGLIAGVNAVRYMRGQDPWRLRRDEAYLGVMMDDLVTKTPREPYRMFTSRAEHRLLLRSDNADARLTPVGRDLGTVDDARWSVFEAKQQRIAELNKWIDSTQIDGKPMSKWVNSAGVGLEQVWTELRKPADAQLRRGSDAQGDASCAAAPQPRAFDDGGDLEALREARALRAVLANRQYAGYIDRSRREIERLSESESIPVPTDFDFNAVPGLRNEAAAVLDKFRPTTLGQAGRLAGVNPADVMIVSVALGR; translated from the coding sequence ATGCGAACGGATTACGACATCCTCATCATCGGCGGCGGCCACGCAGGCGCGGAAGCGGCGTGGGCGGCGGCGAACCTGACCGCGCCGACCGGCGGTCGCGTAGCGCTGATCACCATGGACCCGTCCAAGACCGGGGCGATGTCGTGCAACCCCGCGATCGGCGGGCTGGCCAAGGGACAGATGGTCCGCGAGATCGACGCGCTCGGCGGGCTGATGGGCCTCGCCGCCGACGCGACGGGCATCCAGTTCCGCGTGCTCAACATCAGCAAGGGGCCCGCGGTCCAAGGGCCGCGCTGTCAGAACGATAAATACGCCTACGCCGCCGAGGTCCAACGGCTGCTGGGCACCCGCGAAAACCTCGACATCCTGCCCGGGCTGGTCGAAGACTTCGTGGTCGAAGACGGCCGATGCGTCGGCGTCGTCTTCCGCGGCGGGCACGGCCAGGGCCACCCCGAAGAAACCCAGGATTGCTGCGGCGAGTTCTGCGCGATCGACGCGGTCGACAAAACGATCACCCTGCGAGCCGGAGCGGTGGTGCTGACCACGGGAACTTTTATGCGGGCGCTCATGCATGCCGGGGAACAGAAAACCGAAGGCGGCCGGATCGGCGAAGGCTCGGCCGTGGGCATCAGCGGGGCGCTCACCAAACTGGGCCTCGACCTGGGCCGACTCAAGACCGGCACCCCGCCGCGTTTGGCGGCCGAGTCGATCGATTTCTCGGGCTTGGAGGTGCAGCCCGGCGACGAGCACCCCACGCCATTCAGCGAGATGACGTGGAGCGGCGATGGATCGGTTTCCGAAGGAAAGCCCGCCGATGCGAAGCTTCGGCGCGGCTCGGACGCCCCGAACGATACAAGCCTCGCGGCAGTTCCGCAGCCGCGGGCTTTCGAGGGTGCGTATGACAAAGTCGCGAACCGCTTCCCCGTCGCCGAGCAGCGTGTCTGCTGGATCACCCACACCAACGCCGAGTCGCACGACCTGATCCGCAACAACCTCGACCGGGCTCCGATGTACAACGGCCAGATCGAGACCGCCGGGCCGCGCTACTGCCCGTCGATCGAAGACAAAGTCGTGCGTTTTGCCGACCGCACCTCGCACCACGTGTTTCTCGAGCCCGAGTCGCTGTCGACCAACGAGATCTACTGCAACGGCATCAGTACCTCGCTGCCGATCGATGTGCAGAAAAAGATCGTCCATGCGCTGCCGGGCTGTGAGAATGCGGTGATCCTCAAGCCAGGCTACGCCGTGGAATACGACATGGTCTGGCCGCACCAGATCGACGCGACGTGCATGACCAAGCGGGTGCCGGGCCTGTTCCTCGCCGGGCAGATCAACGGCACCTCGGGCTACGAAGAGGCCGCGGGCCAGGGCCTGATCGCCGGGGTCAACGCGGTGCGTTACATGCGTGGGCAAGACCCTTGGCGGCTGCGCCGGGACGAGGCGTACCTCGGCGTGATGATGGACGACCTGGTCACCAAGACACCACGCGAGCCCTACCGCATGTTCACCAGCCGGGCTGAGCACCGGCTGCTGCTGCGGAGTGACAACGCCGACGCCCGGCTCACCCCGGTGGGGCGAGACCTGGGCACCGTCGACGATGCACGCTGGTCGGTCTTCGAAGCCAAGCAGCAGCGGATCGCCGAACTCAACAAGTGGATCGACAGCACCCAAATCGACGGCAAGCCCATGAGCAAGTGGGTCAACAGCGCGGGCGTCGGACTCGAACAGGTGTGGACCGAGCTTCGAAAGCCCGCCGATGCGCAGCTTCGGCGCGGCTCTGACGCCCAAGGCGACGCGAGCTGCGCGGCAGCTCCGCAGCCGCGGGCTTTCGACGACGGTGGGGACTTGGAGGCGTTGCGTGAAGCCCGTGCCCTCCGTGCAGTGCTCGCCAACCGCCAGTACGCGGGCTACATCGACCGTAGCCGCCGCGAGATCGAACGGCTGTCCGAGAGCGAGAGCATCCCCGTGCCCACCGACTTCGACTTCAACGCTGTCCCCGGCCTACGAAATGAAGCCGCCGCCGTCCTCGACAAGTTTCGCCCAACCACACTCGGGCAAGCCGGACGCCTGGCCGGCGTGAACCCCGCGGACGTGATGATCGTCAGCGTCGCGTTGGGACGCTAA
- the zwf gene encoding glucose-6-phosphate dehydrogenase: MPHSTTLQRPDDCLIVIFGASGDLTKRKLLPALYYLWDRGMTPENFGILGVARSKYDDDAFRKMIYEFNPDGYDDAKWAEFSKHVHYEASDSTNAEAWPDLTTRIKGLAQEHGTGTNIMFYLSMAPQFFEPIIQNVGASGLVIDGKRMVPLNKEDPTWQRIIIEKPFGKDPESAVQLNNTLGDVFWENSIYRIDHYLGKELVQNMLVLRFANTIFEPLWNREYIDHVQITASETVGVEGRGSYYDSPGGGAMRDMVQSHLLQVMSLVAMEPPVSMHAEDIRTEKIKVFKALRVPKEEDIPQIAVRGQYGPGAVKGEAVIGYREEDGVDPESQRDTFTAMQFNVDTWRWGGVPFYLRSGKAMAAKKTEIVIYFKPTPHILFRDQARNQKPNQIVISVQPNEGIRIRFEGKEPGVGMKMNEVVMDFDYIKQWEVDPPDGYATLLHDCMRGDQTLFKHRDEIESSWYACQPVLDYWEENPQPDLPNYAAGTWGPPASDLMMQRDGRYWRND, encoded by the coding sequence ATGCCCCACTCCACCACCCTCCAACGGCCCGACGACTGCCTCATCGTGATCTTCGGCGCGTCCGGCGACCTGACCAAACGCAAGCTCCTCCCCGCCCTCTACTACCTCTGGGACCGCGGGATGACGCCCGAAAACTTCGGCATCCTCGGCGTGGCCCGGTCGAAGTACGACGACGACGCGTTCCGGAAGATGATCTACGAGTTCAACCCCGACGGCTACGACGACGCCAAGTGGGCCGAGTTCTCCAAGCACGTCCACTACGAGGCCAGCGACTCGACCAACGCCGAGGCCTGGCCCGACCTGACCACGCGGATTAAGGGCCTCGCCCAGGAGCACGGCACGGGCACGAACATCATGTTCTACCTGTCCATGGCCCCGCAGTTCTTCGAGCCGATCATCCAGAACGTCGGCGCGAGCGGACTGGTGATCGACGGCAAGCGGATGGTCCCGCTCAACAAAGAAGACCCGACCTGGCAGCGCATCATTATCGAGAAGCCCTTCGGCAAAGACCCCGAGTCGGCGGTCCAGCTCAACAACACGCTCGGCGACGTGTTCTGGGAAAACTCGATCTACCGGATCGACCACTACCTCGGCAAAGAGCTGGTCCAGAACATGCTCGTGCTGCGGTTTGCCAACACGATCTTCGAGCCGTTGTGGAACCGTGAATACATCGACCACGTCCAGATCACCGCCAGCGAGACAGTCGGCGTTGAGGGACGCGGCAGCTACTACGACAGCCCCGGCGGCGGCGCGATGCGGGACATGGTGCAGAGCCACCTGCTGCAGGTGATGTCACTGGTGGCGATGGAGCCCCCGGTGAGCATGCACGCCGAGGACATCCGCACCGAGAAGATCAAGGTGTTCAAGGCCCTGCGTGTGCCCAAGGAAGAAGACATCCCGCAGATCGCGGTGCGTGGCCAGTACGGCCCCGGCGCGGTCAAGGGCGAGGCCGTCATCGGCTACCGCGAAGAAGACGGTGTCGATCCCGAGTCGCAGCGCGACACCTTCACCGCGATGCAGTTCAACGTCGACACCTGGCGGTGGGGCGGCGTGCCGTTCTACCTGCGGTCGGGCAAGGCGATGGCCGCGAAGAAGACCGAGATCGTCATCTACTTCAAGCCCACGCCTCACATCCTCTTCCGCGACCAGGCCCGCAACCAGAAGCCCAACCAGATCGTGATCTCGGTCCAGCCCAACGAAGGCATCCGCATCCGATTCGAAGGCAAGGAGCCAGGTGTGGGCATGAAGATGAACGAGGTCGTGATGGACTTCGACTACATCAAGCAGTGGGAGGTCGATCCGCCGGACGGCTACGCGACGCTGCTGCACGACTGCATGCGGGGCGACCAGACGCTGTTCAAGCACCGCGACGAGATCGAGAGCTCGTGGTACGCCTGTCAGCCCGTGCTGGACTACTGGGAAGAAAACCCCCAGCCCGACCTGCCCAACTACGCGGCCGGCACCTGGGGCCCGCCCGCGTCGGACCTCATGATGCAGCGCGACGGGCGGTATTGGCGAAACGACTGA